The following proteins are encoded in a genomic region of uncultured Hyphomonas sp.:
- a CDS encoding AI-2E family transporter — protein sequence MSRAATTGIWIIATGVIIAFLYWTRAILAPFALAVFLFLTIEGFATMIDNWTRFLKIGHARIIAILLVLGGFIGFIGLMANGIAEFGRDAGEYETKINGLIQNAYDVVHMTGAPTLQELLFNETGQRFFATIANATGDLSGDVVLILIYVAFLFLAQSGWSLKLDNIFPDPDARAQVRDVGDEARRGIESYLWTQTVISALITMLTYGSLLVLGVKNALFLSALIFVLNYIPTVGSIVAALVPPLFALVQPSMPVWVPGIPPQDTYIYAGIVLAVVSFWQFSIGNFIQPRMMGESLNLSSLVVLLALAVWGVIWGIPGMFLSAPLTVLMMVLFAQSDATRWIAILLSSDGNPQGKGGLHAERVTADAAQDGGA from the coding sequence ATGAGCCGTGCCGCCACGACCGGAATCTGGATCATCGCGACGGGCGTCATCATCGCGTTCCTGTACTGGACGCGTGCTATCCTTGCGCCGTTCGCGCTGGCCGTATTCCTGTTCCTGACCATCGAGGGCTTTGCCACGATGATCGACAACTGGACCCGTTTCCTGAAGATCGGACATGCCCGGATCATCGCGATCCTGCTCGTTCTGGGCGGCTTCATCGGCTTTATCGGGCTGATGGCAAATGGCATCGCCGAGTTCGGCCGCGATGCGGGGGAATATGAAACCAAGATCAACGGCCTGATCCAGAACGCGTATGACGTCGTGCACATGACCGGTGCGCCGACGCTGCAGGAATTGCTGTTCAACGAGACCGGCCAGCGATTCTTCGCGACCATTGCGAATGCGACCGGCGACCTGTCCGGCGATGTCGTGCTGATCCTGATCTATGTGGCGTTCCTGTTCCTGGCCCAGTCCGGCTGGAGCCTGAAACTCGACAATATCTTCCCCGACCCTGACGCCCGCGCGCAGGTGCGCGATGTGGGGGACGAGGCCCGCCGGGGAATCGAGAGCTATCTGTGGACCCAGACGGTGATCTCCGCGCTGATCACGATGCTGACCTATGGCTCGCTATTGGTGCTTGGGGTGAAGAACGCGCTGTTCCTGTCGGCGCTGATATTCGTGCTTAACTACATTCCCACGGTCGGCTCAATCGTGGCGGCTCTGGTGCCGCCGCTGTTCGCGCTGGTGCAGCCCAGCATGCCTGTCTGGGTTCCGGGCATTCCGCCGCAGGACACTTATATCTATGCGGGAATCGTTCTGGCCGTGGTCAGTTTCTGGCAATTCTCGATCGGGAACTTCATCCAGCCGCGCATGATGGGGGAATCACTCAACCTGTCGTCGTTGGTTGTCCTGCTCGCGCTGGCCGTATGGGGCGTGATCTGGGGAATCCCCGGCATGTTCCTGTCGGCGCCGCTGACTGTGTTGATGATGGTACTGTTTGCGCAATCCGATGCGACGCGGTGGATCGCGATTCTCCTGTCTTCTGACGGCAATCCACAGGGCAAAGGAGGGCTTCATGCCGAAAGAGTTACAGCGGACGCTGCACAAGATGGTGGAGCGTGA
- a CDS encoding GNAT family N-acetyltransferase yields MNKPDALSESGIALRKAGPADCVLVEALTRRIWTGRVSQESTVFTETPDYVAAQLEKGGGAILLDGEVPIGSGRWVPVPGPSGQGTWMEVKRIGVVEAYRKRGFGELILNALEEAGRETGVEGAQLAVRHDQVRLVDFYAGLGYVLADDVELTTPNPRSPPPIGMRKDFRTTR; encoded by the coding sequence GTGAATAAGCCTGACGCCCTGTCAGAGTCCGGTATCGCCCTCCGCAAGGCCGGGCCAGCAGACTGCGTGCTGGTTGAGGCGTTGACGCGCCGGATCTGGACCGGGCGCGTGTCGCAGGAATCGACCGTCTTTACCGAAACACCGGACTATGTTGCCGCCCAGCTGGAAAAAGGCGGCGGCGCGATCCTCCTTGATGGCGAAGTGCCAATCGGGTCGGGCCGCTGGGTGCCGGTACCCGGACCATCGGGGCAGGGGACCTGGATGGAAGTCAAGCGGATTGGAGTTGTGGAGGCCTACCGCAAACGGGGCTTCGGCGAGCTTATCCTGAACGCCTTGGAAGAGGCTGGCCGTGAGACAGGGGTAGAAGGCGCCCAGCTCGCGGTCCGTCACGACCAGGTGAGGCTGGTCGACTTCTATGCCGGGCTTGGTTACGTGCTGGCAGACGATGTGGAACTGACCACGCCCAACCCGCGATCGCCGCCTCCCATCGGCATGCGCAAAGACTTCAGGACGACCAGATGA
- the petA gene encoding ubiquinol-cytochrome c reductase iron-sulfur subunit, translated as MTDQTSLEHGGAVDEDRRNFIHIATGAAAFGGAAMFAWVAVDQWNPAADTKAASALDVDISKIPLGSEIRVLIGGKPFFVRHRTPAEISAAESVNVASLRDPQTDDERLSPMPNGELNRAILITSGSCTHLGCVPVGPAQGNTGDFGGWYCPCHGSHYDTSGRIRKGPAPLNLPVPNYRYVSDTVVNISL; from the coding sequence GTGACCGATCAGACATCACTTGAGCACGGCGGTGCTGTTGACGAGGACCGCCGCAATTTCATTCACATCGCGACGGGAGCGGCAGCTTTCGGCGGTGCTGCCATGTTCGCCTGGGTCGCTGTCGACCAGTGGAACCCGGCAGCGGATACCAAGGCTGCTTCGGCCCTGGACGTCGATATCTCCAAGATCCCGCTGGGCAGCGAAATCCGCGTGCTCATCGGCGGCAAGCCCTTCTTCGTTCGCCACCGGACGCCGGCCGAGATTTCGGCGGCAGAATCGGTGAACGTCGCATCGCTGCGTGACCCGCAGACCGATGACGAGCGACTGAGCCCGATGCCGAACGGCGAATTGAACCGGGCGATCCTGATTACTTCGGGTTCCTGTACGCACCTCGGCTGCGTCCCGGTCGGCCCGGCGCAAGGTAACACCGGCGACTTTGGCGGCTGGTACTGCCCATGCCACGGCTCGCACTACGATACGTCTGGCCGTATCCGCAAAGGCCCTGCGCCTCTCAATCTTCCGGTTCCGAACTACCGCTATGTTTCGGACACCGTGGTCAACATCTCGCTGTAA
- a CDS encoding cytochrome c1: MKALRLLTAGLAGLIFTAAAHAAGGAEHPHAPEGGWPFEGPTGQFDQASMQRGYQVYKEVCSSCHSMKLLSYRNLGEPGGPFYDEAYPNPNDNPYVKALAAENEILSPTPNDIGDFDYRPATPADTFRSPYPNVEAARAANGGAAPPDLSVITKARHGGASYIYHLLSGYPHDDAFVEREVDGEATTFVDMSKMGGHGDSHAEGFLKVSPGQYYNPYMAGDTTPNFDGDPRHAPKGGFLAMPPQLLEGRVEYTDGTEATIEQMAYDVAQFLAWAGEPKQEHRKSLGLAVMAYLLILAVLLWFSYKQIWRKIEH, encoded by the coding sequence ATGAAAGCGCTTCGACTCCTCACTGCCGGCCTGGCCGGACTCATCTTCACCGCTGCGGCGCATGCCGCAGGCGGCGCCGAGCACCCGCATGCACCGGAAGGCGGCTGGCCGTTCGAAGGCCCGACGGGCCAATTCGATCAGGCGTCCATGCAGCGCGGCTATCAGGTGTACAAGGAGGTTTGCTCCTCCTGCCACTCGATGAAGCTGCTCAGCTACCGCAACCTCGGTGAGCCGGGCGGCCCGTTCTATGATGAGGCCTATCCGAACCCGAACGACAACCCGTATGTGAAGGCGCTGGCTGCCGAGAACGAAATTCTCAGCCCGACGCCGAACGACATCGGCGATTTCGATTACCGTCCGGCCACGCCTGCAGACACGTTCCGCAGCCCGTATCCGAACGTCGAAGCAGCCCGCGCGGCCAATGGCGGTGCGGCCCCGCCGGACCTGTCGGTCATCACCAAGGCCCGCCATGGCGGTGCCAGCTATATTTACCACCTTCTGTCGGGCTATCCGCATGACGACGCGTTCGTGGAGCGCGAGGTTGATGGTGAAGCGACGACCTTTGTCGACATGTCGAAAATGGGCGGCCATGGCGATTCTCACGCCGAGGGCTTCCTGAAAGTGAGCCCGGGCCAGTACTACAATCCGTACATGGCTGGCGACACGACCCCGAACTTCGATGGGGACCCGCGTCACGCACCGAAAGGTGGCTTCCTGGCCATGCCGCCGCAGCTGCTCGAAGGCCGCGTCGAATACACTGACGGCACAGAGGCAACGATTGAGCAGATGGCGTATGACGTCGCTCAGTTCCTGGCCTGGGCCGGTGAGCCGAAGCAGGAACACCGCAAGTCGCTCGGCCTCGCCGTGATGGCTTACCTCCTGATCCTCGCTGTCCTGCTGTGGTTCTCCTACAAGCAGATCTGGCGGAAGATCGAGCACTAG
- a CDS encoding helicase HerA-like domain-containing protein translates to MTDTIFIGGADANGTGHPDAAQELLLKIANRHGLVAGATGTGKTVTLQILAQGFSDAGVPVFCADVKGDLSGICVPGSEKHPLHPKLVSRAEKIGLGEYTYSGAPTIFWDLFGEKGHPVRTTISEMGPLLLSRLMGLTDAQEGVLNIAFEYADDNGLALLDLKDLRKLLAHMGDKEIRDELSKEYGNIASASLGALQRNLLVMEREGAEHFFGEPALELSDMMRTTTDGRGVVSVLDSTRLINSPKLYSTFLLWLLSELFEQLPEVGDPDKPKLVFFFDEAHLLFDDTPSALLQKIEQVVRLIRSKGVGVFFVTQNPRDLPESVLAQLGNRFQHALRAYTPAERKGVRAAADSFRPNPAFDTEEVITTLGVGEALVSTLDAKGAPSIVQHTVVRPPASRLGPAEDAERKKVINESPVAGKYEGVVDRESAYEILEAKEAKAAKEAERLAKEEEKAAKELEKKKARAKKTSSSRSRRMSPLQKAGNQAARSAAREFTRYILRGILGSMKR, encoded by the coding sequence ATGACCGACACCATTTTCATCGGCGGCGCGGACGCCAACGGAACCGGCCATCCAGATGCCGCGCAGGAATTGCTGCTGAAAATCGCAAACCGCCACGGCCTCGTCGCCGGCGCGACGGGCACCGGCAAGACGGTGACGCTGCAGATCCTCGCTCAGGGCTTTTCCGATGCCGGCGTACCGGTCTTCTGCGCTGATGTGAAAGGCGACCTCTCGGGCATCTGCGTGCCGGGCAGCGAAAAGCACCCGCTTCACCCGAAGCTTGTCTCGCGCGCCGAAAAGATTGGCCTCGGCGAATATACCTATTCCGGCGCCCCGACGATTTTCTGGGACCTGTTCGGCGAAAAGGGCCACCCTGTCCGCACGACGATTTCGGAAATGGGCCCGCTGCTGTTGTCGCGTCTGATGGGGCTGACCGATGCGCAGGAAGGCGTGCTGAACATCGCCTTCGAATATGCCGACGACAACGGCCTCGCCCTCCTCGACCTCAAAGACCTGCGCAAGCTGCTCGCTCATATGGGCGATAAGGAAATCCGCGATGAGCTGAGCAAGGAGTACGGCAACATTGCCTCCGCCTCGCTGGGCGCGCTGCAGCGCAATCTGCTGGTCATGGAACGCGAAGGCGCCGAACATTTCTTCGGCGAGCCGGCGCTGGAACTGTCTGACATGATGCGGACGACAACAGATGGCCGCGGGGTCGTGAGCGTGCTCGACTCGACCCGCCTCATCAACAGCCCCAAACTCTACTCGACCTTCCTGCTATGGCTTTTGTCGGAACTCTTCGAGCAGTTGCCGGAAGTGGGCGACCCGGACAAACCGAAGCTCGTCTTCTTCTTCGATGAGGCCCACCTTCTCTTCGATGACACGCCCTCTGCCCTTCTCCAGAAGATCGAACAGGTGGTGCGCCTGATCCGTTCGAAAGGCGTGGGCGTTTTCTTCGTGACGCAGAACCCGCGTGACCTGCCGGAAAGCGTCCTCGCCCAGCTCGGCAACCGGTTCCAGCATGCCCTGCGCGCCTATACACCGGCCGAACGCAAAGGCGTGCGCGCGGCCGCAGACTCCTTCCGCCCGAACCCGGCCTTCGACACAGAGGAAGTGATCACCACGCTCGGCGTCGGTGAGGCTCTGGTTTCCACGCTGGATGCCAAAGGGGCGCCGAGCATTGTTCAGCATACGGTGGTCCGTCCGCCCGCCTCGCGGCTCGGACCTGCAGAGGATGCCGAGCGCAAGAAAGTGATCAACGAGAGCCCTGTCGCCGGGAAATACGAAGGCGTGGTCGACCGCGAGTCGGCCTACGAAATCCTTGAAGCGAAGGAAGCAAAGGCCGCCAAGGAAGCCGAACGCCTCGCCAAAGAGGAAGAAAAAGCGGCGAAAGAACTGGAAAAGAAAAAGGCCCGCGCCAAGAAAACCAGCTCCAGCCGATCCCGCCGCATGTCCCCTCTTCAGAAGGCCGGCAACCAGGCCGCCCGCTCTGCGGCGCGCGAATTCACCCGCTACATCCTGCGGGGCATTCTGGGAAGCATGAAACGCTAG
- a CDS encoding cytochrome b N-terminal domain-containing protein produces MSGHESSYTPTNGFTRWLDTRLPIIRFAQDTAINFPTPKNLNYWWTFGGILAVCLATQIITGIILAMHYEASVDGAFASVERIMRDVPYGWLLRYIHANGASMFFLAVYIHMFRGLYYGSYKAPREVLWILGCVIYLLMMATAFLGYMLPWGQMSYHGSNVITGLFGAIPLIGESIQTWLMGGPSIGNQTLQRFFSLHYLLPFMIAAVVILHVWALHVPGNNNPTGVEVQDVEKETVPFHPYYTVKDAFAIVIFLIMFAVFVFYAPNVLGHADNYVEANPLVTPSHIVPEWYLLPFYAILRAITFDLGPIPAKLLGVIFMFAAIAVLFVLPWLDTSKVKSMRYRPVAKQFFFGFVAVCLLLGWCGAADPDGAVIPALQGESSLVVSYSENGAEVTSEYKGGGEAYHDAKSFMESLPEGANPSLAAVPAPTFQFRHLSLILTFCYFGFFILLFFLGLTEKPKEVPESIHKSVLKRHKASTATAIPAE; encoded by the coding sequence ATGAGCGGACACGAATCTTCTTACACTCCGACCAACGGCTTCACCCGCTGGCTGGACACTCGCCTGCCGATCATCCGGTTCGCCCAGGATACGGCAATCAACTTTCCGACCCCGAAGAACCTGAACTACTGGTGGACTTTCGGTGGCATCCTGGCGGTCTGCCTTGCCACCCAGATCATCACCGGCATCATTCTGGCCATGCACTACGAAGCCAGCGTCGACGGCGCATTTGCTTCGGTTGAGCGCATCATGCGCGACGTGCCTTATGGCTGGCTGCTTCGTTACATCCACGCCAATGGCGCCTCGATGTTCTTCCTCGCGGTCTACATTCACATGTTCCGGGGGCTTTACTACGGCTCATACAAGGCGCCGCGCGAAGTGCTCTGGATCCTCGGCTGCGTGATCTACCTGCTGATGATGGCCACGGCCTTCCTCGGCTACATGCTGCCCTGGGGCCAGATGTCTTATCACGGTTCCAACGTGATCACCGGTCTGTTCGGTGCGATCCCGCTGATCGGTGAAAGCATCCAGACCTGGCTGATGGGCGGCCCGTCGATCGGTAACCAGACGCTGCAGCGCTTCTTCTCGCTGCATTACCTGCTGCCGTTCATGATCGCTGCTGTCGTGATCCTGCACGTCTGGGCCCTGCACGTGCCGGGCAACAACAACCCGACCGGTGTTGAGGTTCAGGATGTCGAGAAGGAAACCGTTCCCTTCCACCCGTACTACACGGTCAAGGACGCCTTCGCGATCGTCATCTTCCTCATCATGTTTGCCGTGTTCGTGTTCTACGCACCAAACGTGCTGGGCCATGCTGACAACTATGTCGAAGCCAACCCGCTGGTGACGCCGTCACACATCGTGCCGGAATGGTACCTGCTGCCGTTCTACGCGATCCTGCGTGCCATCACCTTCGACCTCGGCCCGATCCCGGCCAAGCTGCTGGGCGTGATCTTCATGTTCGCAGCCATTGCCGTGCTGTTCGTCCTGCCATGGCTCGACACGTCAAAAGTGAAGTCGATGCGCTACCGTCCGGTGGCCAAGCAGTTCTTCTTCGGCTTTGTCGCTGTCTGCCTGCTGCTCGGCTGGTGCGGTGCGGCTGACCCGGATGGCGCTGTCATCCCGGCGCTGCAGGGTGAGTCTTCGCTCGTCGTCAGCTACAGCGAGAACGGCGCGGAAGTGACCAGCGAATACAAAGGTGGCGGCGAAGCCTATCATGATGCGAAGAGCTTCATGGAATCACTGCCCGAGGGCGCGAACCCGTCGCTGGCAGCTGTGCCGGCTCCGACGTTCCAGTTCCGTCACCTCTCGCTGATCCTGACCTTCTGCTACTTCGGCTTCTTCATCCTTCTGTTCTTCCTCGGGCTCACCGAGAAACCGAAGGAAGTGCCGGAATCCATCCACAAGTCGGTCCTGAAGCGCCACAAGGCGTCGACGGCAACCGCCATTCCGGCGGAATAG
- a CDS encoding S-methyl-5'-thioadenosine phosphorylase produces MSKWTLGIIGGSGLYEIDGLEDRREETVETPWGAPSDALVHGRIGDVKLVFLPRHGRGHRLTPSEVPYRANIAALKMAGVTDVLAISACGSLQEAYAPGDFLAADQFIDRTFARAKTFFGNGMVAHVSMARPVCSRFSALAADAAEAAGAKMHRGGTYIAMEGPQFSSLAESKLYRQWGCDVIGMTAMPEAKLAREAELPYAVLGMVTDYDCWREEEEAVTVTNVLEVMARNSALGRKAVVKLAETLSGTDRTPSPDGIDTCLDYALITAEAARNPETIHKLQAIAGRALGG; encoded by the coding sequence ATGAGTAAATGGACCCTCGGCATCATTGGCGGCTCCGGCCTCTACGAAATTGACGGGCTGGAAGACCGCCGCGAGGAGACCGTCGAAACGCCCTGGGGGGCGCCATCCGATGCGTTGGTTCATGGCCGGATCGGCGATGTGAAACTGGTCTTCCTGCCGCGCCATGGCCGCGGCCACCGGCTGACGCCCAGCGAAGTGCCGTACCGGGCGAACATTGCGGCGCTGAAAATGGCGGGCGTAACGGATGTGCTGGCTATTTCGGCCTGCGGCAGCTTGCAGGAAGCTTATGCGCCGGGCGATTTCCTTGCGGCCGACCAGTTTATCGACCGAACCTTTGCGCGGGCGAAGACCTTCTTCGGCAACGGTATGGTGGCGCATGTTTCGATGGCGCGTCCGGTCTGCTCCCGGTTCAGCGCACTGGCGGCGGATGCGGCGGAAGCGGCCGGCGCAAAAATGCACCGCGGGGGCACCTATATCGCTATGGAGGGCCCGCAATTTTCGTCGCTTGCCGAATCGAAACTCTATCGCCAGTGGGGTTGCGATGTGATCGGCATGACCGCGATGCCGGAAGCCAAGCTCGCACGCGAAGCGGAGCTGCCTTATGCCGTGCTGGGTATGGTCACCGACTATGATTGCTGGCGCGAGGAAGAAGAGGCGGTCACGGTGACCAATGTGCTGGAAGTCATGGCCCGCAACAGCGCCCTTGGCCGGAAAGCCGTTGTAAAACTGGCAGAAACCCTGAGCGGAACGGACCGTACCCCGAGTCCGGATGGAATCGACACCTGCCTGGATTACGCGCTGATCACAGCTGAGGCAGCCCGTAACCCGGAGACAATCCACAAGTTGCAGGCGATTGCGGGACGCGCGCTGGGCGGCTAA